The following are from one region of the Pseudomonas putida genome:
- a CDS encoding energy transducer TonB: MTLPADIPADMLPPRVRPVDRLGFTLFLAALVHLALILGVGFSVVKPAEIRHTMDITLATFKSEKAPEKADFQAQDNQQGSGTLDKKAVPKTTELAPFQDSKINKITPPPAARPEVVPPPTPQKSAVATTASKPQKVEPKPKESKAQPKPAAPAPDFDSSQLSSQIASLEAELSNEQQMYAKRPRIHRLNAASTMRDKGAWYKEEWRKKVERVGNLNYPDEARRQQIYGNLRMMVSINRDGSLYEVLVLESSGQPVLDQAAQRIVRLAAPFAPFTGDLAEFDRLEIIRTWRFARGDRLSSN; encoded by the coding sequence ATGACGCTGCCCGCTGACATCCCCGCCGACATGCTGCCCCCCCGTGTTCGCCCGGTGGACCGGCTTGGCTTCACCCTGTTCCTGGCTGCCCTGGTGCACCTGGCGCTGATCCTTGGCGTCGGTTTCAGCGTGGTCAAGCCTGCCGAAATCCGCCACACCATGGACATCACCCTGGCCACCTTCAAAAGCGAGAAAGCGCCGGAGAAGGCCGATTTCCAGGCCCAGGACAACCAGCAGGGCAGCGGTACCCTGGACAAGAAAGCGGTGCCCAAGACCACCGAACTGGCACCGTTCCAGGACAGCAAGATCAACAAGATCACCCCGCCACCTGCGGCCAGGCCCGAAGTGGTACCGCCCCCTACGCCGCAGAAGTCGGCAGTGGCGACCACGGCATCCAAACCGCAGAAGGTCGAGCCCAAACCCAAGGAAAGCAAGGCGCAGCCCAAGCCGGCCGCGCCGGCACCGGACTTCGACAGCTCACAGTTGTCCAGCCAGATCGCCAGCCTGGAGGCGGAGCTGTCCAACGAACAGCAAATGTACGCCAAGCGCCCGCGCATCCACCGCCTGAACGCCGCCTCGACCATGCGCGACAAGGGCGCCTGGTACAAGGAAGAGTGGCGCAAGAAGGTTGAGCGGGTGGGCAACCTGAATTACCCCGACGAAGCGCGTCGGCAGCAGATCTACGGCAACTTGCGCATGATGGTGTCGATCAACCGCGATGGTTCGCTGTACGAGGTGCTGGTGCTGGAGTCGTCCGGGCAGCCAGTGCTGGACCAGGCGGCGCAGCGCATCGTGCGGCTGGCGGCGCCGTTTGCACCGTTTACCGGGGACCTGGCCGAATTCGACCGGCTGGAGATCATCCGCACCTGGCGCTTTGCCCGTGGGGACCGTTTGTCCAGTAACTGA
- a CDS encoding YqgE/AlgH family protein — MKTLTPSYLKHQFLIAMPHMADPNFAQTLTYIVEHNAHGAMGLVVNRPQELNLADILEQLRPDEMPPASTLRVPIYQGGPVQTDRGFVLHSSECSFQATVALEGLSLTTSQDILLAIAAGVGPKQSLITLGYAGWEAGQLEEELADNAWLNCPFDPEIIFGKASDLRLDAAAASLGINLNLLTSQAGHA, encoded by the coding sequence ATGAAAACCCTCACGCCGAGCTACCTCAAGCATCAGTTCCTGATCGCCATGCCGCACATGGCCGATCCGAACTTCGCCCAGACCCTCACGTACATCGTCGAGCACAACGCCCATGGCGCCATGGGCCTGGTGGTCAACCGGCCGCAGGAGCTGAACCTGGCCGATATCCTCGAGCAGCTGCGCCCGGACGAAATGCCACCGGCCAGCACCTTGCGGGTGCCGATCTACCAAGGTGGCCCGGTACAGACCGACCGTGGCTTCGTGCTGCACAGCAGCGAGTGCAGTTTCCAGGCCACCGTGGCGCTGGAAGGGCTGTCGCTGACCACCTCGCAGGACATTCTGTTGGCCATCGCCGCCGGTGTCGGCCCAAAACAGAGCCTGATCACCCTGGGCTATGCCGGCTGGGAAGCGGGCCAACTGGAGGAGGAACTGGCCGACAACGCCTGGCTCAACTGCCCGTTCGACCCGGAAATCATCTTCGGCAAGGCCAGCGACCTGCGCCTGGACGCCGCCGCCGCCAGCCTGGGGATCAACCTGAACCTGCTGACCAGCCAGGCGGGCCACGCCTGA
- the ruvX gene encoding Holliday junction resolvase RuvX yields the protein MAELHPEPRLLLGFDYGSKQIGVAVGQVVTGQARELCTLKAQNGVPDWAQVEKLIAEWKPDAIVVGLPLNMDGTPSEMSARAEKFARRLNGRFNLPVHTHDERLTTFEAKGERMARGGQRGSYRDNPVDAIAAALLLQGWLEANT from the coding sequence ATGGCTGAACTGCACCCTGAACCACGTCTGCTGCTGGGCTTCGACTACGGCAGCAAACAGATCGGCGTGGCCGTCGGCCAGGTGGTCACCGGCCAGGCCCGCGAGTTGTGCACCCTGAAGGCGCAGAACGGCGTGCCCGACTGGGCCCAGGTTGAAAAGCTGATTGCCGAATGGAAGCCCGATGCCATCGTCGTCGGCCTGCCGCTGAACATGGACGGCACCCCCAGCGAAATGAGCGCCCGTGCGGAAAAGTTCGCCCGCCGCCTGAACGGCCGCTTCAACCTGCCCGTGCACACCCACGACGAACGCCTGACCACCTTCGAGGCCAAGGGTGAGCGCATGGCCCGTGGCGGCCAGCGCGGCAGCTACCGCGACAACCCGGTCGATGCCATCGCCGCCGCCCTGCTGCTGCAAGGCTGGCTGGAGGCCAATACCTGA
- the pyrR gene encoding bifunctional pyr operon transcriptional regulator/uracil phosphoribosyltransferase PyrR, with protein MSLPDPAELIRQMAVDLRAHLARRAISEPRYIGIRTGGVWVAQALQEAMGDTSPMGTLDVSFYRDDFSQNGLHPQVRPSELPFEVEGQHLVLVDDVLMSGRTVRAALNELFDYGRPASVTLVCLLDLDAGELPIRPNVLGATLSLAAHERVKLTGPAPLALERQDLASASAL; from the coding sequence ATGAGCCTACCCGATCCCGCCGAGCTGATTCGGCAGATGGCTGTCGACCTTCGCGCCCACCTGGCCCGCCGGGCAATCAGCGAGCCGCGTTACATCGGTATCCGCACTGGCGGCGTCTGGGTTGCCCAGGCCCTGCAGGAAGCCATGGGCGACACCAGCCCCATGGGCACCCTGGACGTTTCGTTCTACCGCGACGACTTCAGCCAGAACGGCCTGCACCCGCAAGTGCGCCCGTCCGAGCTGCCGTTCGAGGTCGAGGGCCAGCACCTGGTACTGGTGGATGACGTACTGATGAGCGGCCGCACGGTGCGCGCTGCGCTCAACGAACTGTTCGATTACGGCCGCCCGGCCAGCGTCACCCTGGTCTGCCTGCTGGACCTGGATGCCGGCGAACTGCCGATCCGCCCGAATGTGCTCGGCGCCACCCTGTCACTGGCCGCCCATGAACGGGTAAAATTGACCGGACCCGCACCGCTCGCCCTCGAGCGCCAGGACCTCGCCTCCGCTTCCGCCCTTTAA
- a CDS encoding dihydroorotase, with product MTLSILGARVIDPNSGLDQVTDLHLDGGRIAAIGAAPAGFSASRTIQADGLVAAPGLVDLGVSLREPGYSRKGNIASETRAAVAGGVTSLCCPPQTKPVLDTSAVAELILDRAREAANSKVYPIGALTKGLEGEQLAELVALRDTGCVAFGNGLKEIPNNRTLARALEYAATFDLTVVFHSQDRDLAHGGLAHEGAMASFLGLPGIPETAETVALARNLLLVEQTGVRAHFTQITSARGARLIEQAQQLGLPVTADVALYQLILTDESLREFSSLYHVQPPLRTAADRDGLRAAVKSGVIQAISSHHQPHERDAKLAPFGATEPGISSVELLLPLAMTLVQDGLLDLPTLLARLSSGPAAALRLPAGELKVGGAADLVLFDPQASTVAGEQWFSRGENCPFIGHCLPGAVRYTLVDGHVCHEA from the coding sequence GTGACCCTCAGTATTCTCGGCGCCCGGGTCATCGACCCCAACAGCGGCCTGGACCAGGTCACCGACCTGCACCTGGACGGCGGCCGCATTGCCGCCATCGGCGCCGCCCCGGCCGGGTTCAGCGCCAGCCGCACGATCCAGGCTGATGGCCTGGTCGCCGCGCCCGGCCTGGTCGACCTCGGCGTGTCCCTGCGTGAGCCGGGCTATAGCCGCAAAGGCAATATCGCCAGTGAAACCCGCGCTGCCGTCGCCGGCGGCGTCACCAGCCTGTGCTGCCCGCCGCAGACCAAGCCGGTGCTGGACACCTCGGCGGTGGCCGAACTGATCCTCGACCGCGCCCGCGAGGCCGCCAACAGCAAGGTCTACCCGATCGGCGCCCTGACCAAAGGCCTGGAAGGCGAGCAGCTGGCCGAGCTGGTAGCCCTGCGCGACACCGGCTGCGTGGCCTTCGGCAATGGCCTGAAGGAAATCCCCAACAACCGTACCCTGGCCCGCGCCCTGGAATACGCCGCCACTTTCGACCTGACCGTGGTGTTCCACTCGCAGGACCGCGACCTGGCCCACGGCGGCCTGGCCCACGAAGGTGCCATGGCCAGCTTCCTCGGCCTGCCGGGCATTCCGGAAACCGCCGAAACCGTGGCCCTGGCGCGCAACCTGCTGCTGGTGGAACAGACCGGCGTGCGTGCGCACTTCACCCAGATCACCAGCGCCCGTGGCGCGCGGCTGATCGAGCAGGCCCAGCAGCTTGGCCTGCCGGTGACCGCCGACGTGGCGCTGTACCAGCTGATTCTTACCGACGAATCGCTGCGTGAATTCTCCAGCCTGTACCATGTGCAACCACCGCTGCGCACCGCCGCAGACCGCGACGGCCTGCGTGCGGCAGTGAAGTCGGGGGTAATCCAGGCGATTTCCAGCCACCACCAGCCGCACGAGCGCGACGCCAAGCTGGCCCCGTTCGGCGCCACCGAGCCGGGCATCAGCAGCGTCGAATTGCTGTTGCCGCTGGCCATGACCCTGGTGCAGGACGGCCTGCTCGACCTGCCAACCCTGCTGGCCCGCCTGAGCAGCGGCCCGGCGGCGGCCCTGCGCCTGCCGGCCGGTGAGCTGAAAGTGGGTGGTGCGGCCGACCTGGTGCTGTTCGATCCACAAGCCTCGACCGTGGCCGGCGAGCAGTGGTTCTCGCGTGGCGAGAACTGCCCGTTCATTGGTCACTGCCTGCCGGGTGCGGTGCGTTATACCTTGGTCGATGGGCATGTCTGCCACGAGGCCTGA
- the hslV gene encoding ATP-dependent protease subunit HslV, protein MTTIVSVRRNGKVVMGGDGQVSLGNTVMKGNAKKVRRLYHGQVIAGFAGATADAFTLFERFEGQLEKHQGHLVRAAVELAKEWRTDRSLSRLEAMLAVANKDASLIITGNGDVVEPEDGLIAMGSGGAYAQAAARALLNKTDLSAREIAETALNIAGDICVFTNHNLTIEEQDLAE, encoded by the coding sequence TTGACCACCATCGTTTCTGTCCGCCGTAACGGCAAAGTCGTCATGGGCGGCGACGGCCAGGTATCCCTCGGCAACACCGTGATGAAAGGCAACGCCAAGAAAGTGCGCCGCCTGTACCACGGCCAGGTCATCGCGGGCTTCGCCGGCGCTACCGCCGATGCGTTCACCCTGTTCGAGCGCTTTGAGGGCCAACTCGAGAAACATCAGGGCCACCTGGTCCGTGCCGCCGTCGAACTGGCCAAGGAATGGCGTACCGACCGTTCCCTGAGCCGCCTGGAGGCCATGCTGGCCGTGGCCAACAAGGACGCATCGCTGATCATCACCGGCAACGGCGACGTGGTCGAACCCGAAGACGGCCTGATCGCCATGGGTTCCGGTGGCGCCTACGCCCAGGCCGCAGCCCGCGCCCTGCTGAACAAGACCGACCTCTCGGCCCGCGAAATCGCCGAAACCGCCTTGAACATTGCCGGCGACATCTGCGTGTTCACCAACCACAACCTGACCATCGAGGAGCAGGACCTGGCCGAGTGA
- the hslU gene encoding ATP-dependent protease ATPase subunit HslU: MSMTPREIVHELNRHIIGQDDAKRAVAIALRNRWRRMQLPAELRAEVTPKNILMIGPTGVGKTEIARRLAKLANAPFLKVEATKFTEVGYVGRDVESIIRDLADAALKMLREQEIIRVRHRAEDAAEDRILDALLPQARVTSFSEEAAQTSTDSNTRQLFRKRLREGQLDDKEIEIEVADAVGVEIAAPPGMEEMTNQLQSLFANMGKGKRKARKLKVKEALKMVRDEEASRLVNEEELKAKALEAVEQHGIVFIDEIDKVAKRGNVGGADVSREGVQRDLLPLIEGCTVNTKLGMVKTDHILFIASGAFHLSKPSDLVPELQGRLPIRVELKALTPEDFERILQEPHASLTEQYQALLKTEGLNIEFLADGIKRLAEIAYQVNEKTENIGARRLHTLLERLLEEVSFSAGDLASTHDEAPIQIDAAYVNSHLGELAQNEDLSRYIL; the protein is encoded by the coding sequence ATGTCCATGACCCCCCGCGAGATCGTCCACGAACTCAACCGCCACATCATCGGCCAGGACGACGCCAAGCGCGCCGTGGCCATCGCCCTGCGCAACCGCTGGCGGCGCATGCAGCTCCCCGCCGAGCTGCGCGCCGAAGTGACCCCGAAGAACATCCTGATGATCGGCCCCACCGGCGTCGGCAAGACTGAAATCGCCCGCCGCCTGGCCAAGCTGGCCAACGCGCCGTTCCTCAAGGTCGAAGCCACCAAGTTCACCGAAGTGGGCTACGTGGGCCGCGACGTCGAGTCGATCATCCGCGACCTGGCCGATGCCGCGCTGAAGATGCTGCGTGAGCAGGAGATCATTCGCGTGCGCCACCGCGCCGAAGACGCCGCCGAAGACCGTATCCTCGATGCCCTGCTGCCACAGGCCCGCGTGACCAGCTTCAGCGAAGAAGCCGCGCAGACCAGCACCGATTCCAACACCCGCCAGCTGTTCCGCAAGCGCCTGCGCGAAGGCCAGCTGGACGACAAGGAAATCGAGATCGAAGTGGCCGATGCCGTAGGCGTCGAAATTGCCGCGCCGCCCGGCATGGAAGAAATGACCAACCAGTTGCAGAGCCTGTTCGCCAACATGGGCAAAGGCAAGCGCAAGGCGCGCAAGCTGAAGGTTAAAGAAGCCCTGAAGATGGTTCGTGATGAAGAAGCGAGCCGCCTGGTCAACGAGGAAGAGCTCAAGGCCAAGGCCCTGGAAGCGGTCGAGCAGCACGGTATCGTGTTCATCGACGAAATCGACAAAGTTGCCAAGCGCGGCAATGTTGGCGGTGCCGACGTGTCCCGCGAAGGTGTGCAGCGCGACCTGCTGCCGCTGATCGAAGGCTGCACCGTCAACACCAAGCTGGGCATGGTCAAGACCGACCACATCCTGTTCATTGCCTCGGGTGCGTTCCACCTGAGCAAGCCGAGCGACCTGGTGCCCGAGCTGCAAGGCCGCCTGCCGATTCGCGTGGAGCTCAAGGCCCTGACCCCGGAAGACTTCGAGCGTATCCTGCAGGAGCCGCACGCGTCGCTGACCGAACAGTACCAGGCCCTGCTGAAGACCGAAGGGCTGAACATCGAGTTCCTGGCGGACGGCATCAAGCGCCTGGCCGAGATTGCCTATCAGGTCAACGAGAAGACCGAGAACATCGGTGCCCGCCGCTTGCACACCTTGCTCGAGCGCCTGCTCGAAGAGGTGTCGTTCAGTGCCGGCGACCTGGCCAGCACCCATGACGAAGCGCCGATCCAGATCGACGCGGCCTATGTGAACAGCCACCTGGGTGAGCTGGCGCAGAACGAAGACCTGTCGCGCTACATCCTGTAA
- a CDS encoding DUF971 domain-containing protein — protein sequence MARLPTAINLHKASKTLSLTYAPGEVYHLPAEFLRVHSPSAEVQGHGNPILQFGKINVGLSGLEPAGQYALKLVFDDGHDSGLFTWEYLEQLCLRQEQLWAEYLDELHKAGKSRDPAESVVKLML from the coding sequence ATGGCCCGCCTGCCCACCGCCATCAACCTGCACAAAGCCTCGAAAACCCTCAGCCTCACCTATGCCCCCGGCGAGGTCTACCACCTGCCCGCCGAATTCCTGCGCGTGCATTCCCCCTCTGCCGAGGTCCAGGGCCACGGCAACCCCATCCTGCAGTTCGGCAAGATCAACGTCGGCCTGAGCGGCCTTGAACCTGCCGGCCAATATGCACTGAAACTGGTCTTCGACGACGGCCATGACAGCGGCCTGTTCACCTGGGAATACCTCGAACAGCTATGCCTGCGCCAGGAACAACTGTGGGCCGAGTACCTCGACGAGCTGCACAAGGCCGGCAAATCCCGCGACCCCGCCGAGTCGGTGGTCAAACTGATGCTCTAG
- the phaC gene encoding class II poly(R)-hydroxyalkanoic acid synthase produces the protein MSNKNNDELQRQASENTLGLNPVIGIRRKDLLSSARTVLRQAVRQPLHSAKHVAHFGLELKNVLLGKSSLAPESDDRRFNDPAWSHNPLYRRYLQTYLAWRKELQDWIGSSDLSPQDISRGQFVINLMTEAMAPTNTLSNPAAVKRFFETGGKSLLDGLSNLAKDLVNNGGMPSQVNMDAFEVGKNLGTSEGAVVYRNDVLELIQYSPITEQVHARPLLVVPPQINKFYVFDLSPEKSLARYCLRSQQQTFIISWRNPTKAQREWGLSTYIDALKEAVDAVLAITGSKDLNMLGACSGGITCTALVGHYAALGENKVNALTLLVSVLDTTMDNQVALFVDEQTLEAAKRHSYQAGVLEGSEMAKVFAWMRPNDLIWNYWVNNYLLGNEPPVFDILFWNNDTTRLPAAFHGDLIEMFKSNPLTRPNALEVCGTPIDLKQVQCDIFSVAGTADHITPWQSCYRSAHLFGGKIEFVLSNSGHIQSILNPPGNPKARFMTGADRPGDPLAWQENATKHADSWWLHWQSWLGERAGELKKAPTRLGNRAYAAGEAAPGTYVHER, from the coding sequence ATGAGTAACAAGAACAACGATGAGCTGCAGCGGCAAGCCTCGGAAAACACCCTGGGGCTGAACCCGGTCATCGGTATTCGTCGCAAGGACCTGTTGAGTTCGGCACGCACCGTGCTGCGCCAGGCCGTGCGCCAACCGCTGCACAGCGCCAAGCATGTGGCCCACTTCGGCCTGGAGCTGAAGAATGTGCTGCTGGGCAAATCCAGCCTGGCCCCGGAAAGCGATGATCGTCGCTTCAACGACCCGGCCTGGAGCCACAACCCGCTCTACCGCCGCTACCTGCAAACCTACCTGGCCTGGCGCAAGGAGCTGCAGGACTGGATCGGTAGCAGCGACCTGTCGCCCCAGGACATCAGCCGCGGCCAGTTCGTCATCAACCTGATGACCGAGGCCATGGCGCCGACCAATACCCTGTCCAACCCCGCGGCGGTCAAGCGCTTCTTCGAAACCGGCGGCAAGAGCCTGCTCGATGGCCTGTCAAACCTGGCCAAGGACTTGGTCAACAACGGTGGCATGCCCAGCCAGGTGAACATGGATGCCTTCGAAGTGGGCAAGAACCTGGGCACCAGCGAAGGTGCCGTGGTGTACCGCAACGATGTGCTGGAGCTGATCCAGTACAGCCCGATCACCGAGCAGGTACACGCCCGCCCGCTGTTGGTGGTGCCGCCGCAGATCAACAAGTTCTACGTATTCGACCTCAGCCCGGAAAAGAGCCTGGCGCGTTACTGCCTGCGCTCACAGCAGCAAACCTTCATCATCAGCTGGCGCAACCCGACCAAGGCCCAGCGCGAATGGGGCCTGTCGACCTATATCGATGCGCTCAAGGAAGCGGTCGACGCGGTGCTGGCAATTACCGGCAGCAAGGACCTGAACATGCTCGGTGCCTGCTCCGGCGGCATCACGTGCACCGCGTTGGTCGGCCACTATGCCGCCCTTGGCGAGAACAAGGTCAATGCCCTGACCCTGCTGGTCAGCGTGCTGGACACCACCATGGACAACCAGGTCGCGCTGTTCGTCGACGAGCAAACCCTGGAGGCCGCCAAGCGCCACTCCTACCAGGCTGGCGTGCTGGAAGGCAGCGAGATGGCCAAGGTGTTCGCCTGGATGCGCCCCAACGACCTGATCTGGAACTACTGGGTCAACAACTACCTGCTCGGCAACGAGCCGCCGGTATTCGACATCCTGTTCTGGAACAACGACACCACGCGCCTGCCGGCCGCCTTCCATGGCGACCTGATCGAAATGTTCAAGAGCAACCCGCTGACCCGCCCCAATGCCCTGGAGGTGTGTGGCACACCGATCGACCTGAAGCAGGTGCAATGCGACATCTTCAGCGTGGCCGGCACCGCTGACCACATCACCCCGTGGCAGTCGTGCTACCGCTCGGCGCACCTGTTCGGCGGCAAGATCGAATTCGTGTTGTCCAACAGCGGGCATATCCAGAGCATCCTCAACCCGCCGGGCAACCCCAAGGCGCGCTTCATGACCGGTGCCGACCGCCCGGGTGACCCGCTGGCCTGGCAGGAAAATGCCACCAAGCATGCCGATTCCTGGTGGCTGCACTGGCAGAGCTGGCTGGGCGAACGTGCCGGTGAGCTGAAAAAAGCGCCGACCCGCCTGGGCAATCGAGCCTATGCCGCTGGCGAAGCCGCACCGGGCACCTACGTTCACGAGCGTTGA
- the phaZ gene encoding poly(3-hydroxyalkanoate) depolymerase has product MPQPYIFRTVELDNQSIRTAVRPGKPHLTPLLIFNGIGANLELVFPFIEALDPDLEVIAFDVPGVGGSSTPRHPYRFPGLAKLTARMLDYLDYGQVNVIGVSWGGALAQQFAHDYPERCKKLVLAATAAGAVMVPGKPKVLWMMASPRRYVQPSHVIRIAPLIYGGGFRRDPDLAMQHAAKVRSGGKMGYYWQLFAGLGWTSIHWLHKIQQPTLVLAGDDDPLIPLINMRLLAWRIPNAQLHIIDDGHLFLITRAEAVAPIIMKFLQQERQRAVMHPRPASGG; this is encoded by the coding sequence ATGCCGCAACCCTATATCTTCAGGACTGTAGAGCTGGATAACCAGTCCATCCGTACCGCCGTCCGCCCGGGCAAGCCGCACCTGACGCCGTTGCTGATCTTCAACGGTATCGGCGCCAACCTGGAGCTGGTGTTCCCGTTCATCGAAGCACTGGATCCGGACCTGGAAGTCATCGCCTTCGATGTACCCGGGGTCGGCGGTTCGTCAACACCTCGCCACCCGTACCGGTTCCCCGGGCTGGCCAAGCTCACGGCACGGATGCTGGATTACCTCGATTACGGCCAGGTCAACGTCATCGGCGTGTCCTGGGGCGGTGCCCTGGCCCAGCAGTTCGCCCACGACTACCCCGAGCGCTGCAAGAAGCTGGTGCTCGCCGCCACCGCCGCCGGTGCCGTGATGGTGCCAGGCAAGCCCAAGGTGCTGTGGATGATGGCCAGCCCACGGCGCTACGTGCAGCCGTCGCACGTTATCCGCATTGCGCCGCTGATCTATGGTGGTGGCTTCCGCCGCGATCCGGACCTGGCCATGCAGCATGCCGCCAAGGTGCGCTCCGGCGGCAAGATGGGCTACTACTGGCAGCTGTTCGCCGGGCTTGGCTGGACCAGCATCCACTGGCTGCACAAGATCCAGCAGCCAACCCTGGTGCTGGCCGGCGACGACGACCCGCTGATCCCGCTGATCAACATGCGCCTGCTGGCCTGGCGAATTCCCAATGCCCAGCTACACATTATCGACGACGGCCATCTGTTCCTGATCACCCGGGCCGAGGCCGTCGCTCCGATCATCATGAAGTTCCTTCAGCAAGAACGACAGCGCGCCGTCATGCACCCTCGCCCGGCTTCGGGCGGGTAG
- the phaC gene encoding class II poly(R)-hydroxyalkanoic acid synthase, with protein sequence MKDKPAKGTTTLPATSMNVQNAILGLRGRDLISTLRNVSRQSLRHPLHTAHHLLALGGQLGRVMLGDTPFQPNPRDPRFNDPTWSQNPFYRRGLQAYLAWQKQTRQWIEESHLDDDDRARAHFLFNQINDALAPSNSLLNPLAVKEMFNSGGLSLVRGVAHLLDDLRHNDGLPRQVDERAFEVGGNLAATAGAVVFRNELLELIQYKPMSEKQHARPLLVVPPQINKFYIFDLSSTNSFVQYMLKNGLQVFMVSWRNPDPRHREWGLSSYVQALEEALNACRSISGNRDPNLMGACAGGLTMAALQGHLQARHQLRRVRSATYLVSLLDSKFESPASLFADEQTIEAAKRRSYQRGVLDGAEVARIFAWMRPNDLIWNYWVNNYLLGKTPPAFDILYWNADSTRLPAALHGDLLDFFKHNPLTRPAGLEVCGTPIDLQKVELDSFTVAGSNDHITPWDAVYRSALLLGGDRRFVLANSGHIQSIINPPGNPKAYYLANPRLPSDPRAWFHDAKRSEGSWWPLWLEWITPRSGPLKAPRSELGNATYPPLGPAPGTYVLTR encoded by the coding sequence ATGAAAGACAAACCGGCCAAAGGAACGACAACGCTTCCCGCCACCAGCATGAACGTGCAGAACGCCATCCTCGGTCTGCGTGGCCGTGACCTGATTTCCACGCTGCGCAATGTCAGCCGCCAAAGCTTGCGCCACCCGCTGCACACCGCCCACCACCTGTTGGCTCTGGGCGGCCAGCTGGGCCGGGTGATGCTGGGTGACACACCGTTTCAGCCGAACCCGCGCGATCCGCGCTTCAACGACCCGACCTGGAGCCAGAACCCGTTCTACCGGCGCGGCCTGCAGGCCTACCTGGCCTGGCAGAAGCAGACCCGCCAGTGGATCGAGGAAAGCCACCTGGACGACGATGACCGGGCCCGTGCGCACTTCCTGTTCAACCAGATCAACGACGCCCTGGCACCAAGCAACTCGCTACTCAACCCGCTGGCAGTCAAGGAGATGTTCAACAGCGGTGGCCTGAGCCTGGTACGTGGCGTGGCCCACCTGCTCGATGATCTGCGCCACAACGACGGCCTGCCACGCCAGGTCGACGAGCGCGCCTTCGAAGTGGGCGGCAACCTGGCCGCGACCGCCGGCGCGGTGGTGTTTCGCAACGAACTGCTGGAGCTGATCCAGTACAAGCCGATGAGCGAAAAGCAACACGCCCGGCCACTGCTGGTGGTGCCACCGCAGATCAACAAGTTCTATATCTTCGATCTCAGCTCGACCAACAGCTTCGTCCAGTACATGCTCAAGAATGGCCTGCAGGTGTTCATGGTCAGCTGGCGCAACCCCGACCCGCGCCACCGCGAATGGGGACTGTCCAGCTACGTGCAGGCTCTGGAAGAAGCGCTCAACGCTTGCCGTAGCATCAGCGGCAACCGCGACCCCAACCTGATGGGCGCCTGCGCGGGCGGCCTGACCATGGCCGCGCTGCAGGGCCACCTGCAGGCCAGGCACCAGCTGCGCCGGGTGCGCAGCGCCACCTACCTGGTCAGCCTGCTGGACAGCAAGTTCGAAAGCCCCGCCAGTCTGTTCGCCGACGAGCAGACCATCGAGGCCGCCAAGCGCCGCTCCTACCAGCGCGGCGTGCTGGATGGCGCCGAGGTGGCGCGGATCTTCGCCTGGATGCGGCCCAACGACCTGATCTGGAACTACTGGGTCAACAACTACCTGCTTGGCAAGACACCACCGGCCTTCGACATCCTTTACTGGAACGCCGACAGCACGCGCCTGCCCGCCGCGCTGCACGGCGACCTGCTGGACTTCTTCAAGCACAACCCGCTGACCCGCCCCGCCGGCCTGGAGGTGTGCGGCACGCCCATCGACCTGCAGAAGGTCGAGCTGGACAGCTTCACCGTAGCCGGCAGCAACGACCACATCACCCCGTGGGACGCGGTGTACCGCTCGGCCTTGCTGCTGGGTGGCGACCGGCGCTTCGTGCTGGCCAACAGCGGGCACATCCAGAGCATCATCAACCCGCCCGGCAACCCCAAGGCCTATTACCTGGCCAACCCCAGGCTGCCCAGCGACCCGCGTGCCTGGTTCCACGACGCCAAGCGCAGCGAAGGCAGCTGGTGGCCGTTGTGGCTGGAGTGGATCACCCCGCGCTCCGGCCCGCTCAAGGCACCGCGCAGCGAGCTGGGCAATGCCACCTACCCGCCTCTGGGCCCCGCGCCGGGCACCTATGTGCTGACTCGATGA